Genomic DNA from Streptomyces sp. PCS3-D2:
ACCGCCCGTCGGGGGCTCGCCCTCGCCGTGCTCACCGCCGACTGCACGCCGGTCCTGCTGGCGGACCCCGTCGCCGGAGTCGTCGCGGCCGCCCATGCCGGACGGCCCGGACTGGTCGCCGGGGTGGTGCCGGCGGCGGTGGAGGCGATGGTCTCCCTCGGCGCCGAGCCCGGGCGGATCGTCGCCCGCACCGGACCTGCGGTCTGCGGGCGCTGTTACGAGGTGCCGGCCCAGATGCGGGAGGCGGTGGCCGAGGCGGTGCCCGCCGCCCGGGCCGAGACCAGTTGGGGAACGCCGGCGGTGGACGTGGTCGCGGGGGTGCACGCCCAGCTCGCGGAGGCGGGGGTGGTGAACGGCGACCGTTCCCCGGTCTGCACACTGGAGTCGCGGGACCACTTCTCGTACCGCCGTGACCGGGTGACCGGGCGACTTGCGGGTTATGTCTGGTTGACGGAGCTTTCCCGGGGGGAGACCCCCGGACCCCCGGGGGAAAAGAAGAATGACGGATCGTAAGTCGGAGCTCGCCGAGAACCTGGCGCGGGTGGAGGGGCGCATCGCGTCCGCCTGTGCGGCGGCGGGCCGCCGGCGCGAGGAGGTGACCCTCATCGTGGTCACCAAGACCTACCCCGCGAGCGACGTGCGCCTGCTGGCGGAGCTGGGCGTCCGCCACGTTGCGGAGAACCGTGACCAGGACGCCGCCCCCAAAGCCGCGGCCTGCGTGGATCTGCCGCTCAGCTGGCACTTCGTCGGTCAACTGCAGACCAACAAGGTCCGTTCCGTGGCGCGGTACGCGCACGTGGTGCAGTCGGTCGACCGGGCCCGGCTCGTGACCGCCCTCTCGGCGGCCGCGACGGGCGCCGGACGCGAGATCGGCTGTCTCGTCCAGATCGCCCTCGACGCCGAGTCGGGTGAGCGGGGGAGTCGGGGCGGTGCCTCGCCCGAGCAGCTCGCGGAGTTGGCGGACCTCGTCGCCGGGGCGCCGGGGCTGCGGATCGACGGACTGATGACCGTCGCACCGCTGTCCGGCCACTACGCGGGACGCGAACAGGCCGCCTTCGAGCGGCTGGTGGAATTGTCATCCCAGCTGCGCGCGGACCATCCGACTGCCACGATGGTGTCGGCCGGGATGAGCGCAGACCTGGAACAGGCCGTTGCGGCCGGTGCGACACATGTACGCGTCGGCACTGCGGTACTCGGCGCGAGACCCCGGCTCGGGTAACGTCGCGAAGAAAGTCGGACCACAGCAGAAAATATGGTCATTCCCGCCGATGAGCGGGCAGACCACGTGGATCGCGGGCAGTTGGTGACATTCGTGACACGGCGGCACCTGCGACAGGGCGATCCACCAC
This window encodes:
- the pgeF gene encoding peptidoglycan editing factor PgeF: MGGAHFAFTDRWGGVSAVPYEELNLGGAVGDDPAAVLANRALAARSLGLDPDRVVWMNQVHGRDVAVVDGPWGDAGIPAVDAVVTARRGLALAVLTADCTPVLLADPVAGVVAAAHAGRPGLVAGVVPAAVEAMVSLGAEPGRIVARTGPAVCGRCYEVPAQMREAVAEAVPAARAETSWGTPAVDVVAGVHAQLAEAGVVNGDRSPVCTLESRDHFSYRRDRVTGRLAGYVWLTELSRGETPGPPGEKKNDGS
- a CDS encoding YggS family pyridoxal phosphate-dependent enzyme; this encodes MTDRKSELAENLARVEGRIASACAAAGRRREEVTLIVVTKTYPASDVRLLAELGVRHVAENRDQDAAPKAAACVDLPLSWHFVGQLQTNKVRSVARYAHVVQSVDRARLVTALSAAATGAGREIGCLVQIALDAESGERGSRGGASPEQLAELADLVAGAPGLRIDGLMTVAPLSGHYAGREQAAFERLVELSSQLRADHPTATMVSAGMSADLEQAVAAGATHVRVGTAVLGARPRLG